A window of the Mucilaginibacter sp. cycad4 genome harbors these coding sequences:
- a CDS encoding nuclear transport factor 2 family protein — translation MKQKLEQLMVEHLNQVWNQRDEVLRMKAIKSIYAEDIVMFDMDDETFSGYDAISQKVASLLNSLPPDFSINQSIPIVLHNDVGKLEWGVGPTGAPSVLTGTDIVFFKDDKIKSFYVFVNIQK, via the coding sequence ATGAAGCAAAAATTAGAACAATTGATGGTAGAACATTTAAACCAAGTTTGGAATCAACGTGATGAAGTACTTAGAATGAAAGCCATAAAAAGCATTTATGCGGAGGATATCGTAATGTTTGACATGGACGATGAAACTTTCTCAGGATATGATGCAATCAGTCAAAAAGTTGCCAGCCTGTTAAATAGTCTCCCTCCTGATTTTTCAATAAATCAATCAATACCCATTGTCTTGCACAACGATGTTGGTAAACTGGAATGGGGTGTTGGTCCAACAGGTGCTCCATCGGTACTAACAGGTACAGACATCGTTTTTTTTAAAGATGACAAAATAAAATCTTTTTATGTGTTTGTTAACATACAAAAATGA
- a CDS encoding NmrA/HSCARG family protein gives MENQIKKKTIAVIGATGSQGNAIVNTLVNEGSFNVRAITRNPEKYSGRAQEVVYADLKDLQSLKDAFINVYGVFAVTNFWEGADEIVQGKNAIKAAKATGVQHFIWSTLPDVEIISKATFEVPHFTGKAKVDDLVKNAGFKYSTFVQPPFYFQNLVGILGPQPKQDGTIGWTLPIDPATKAIHMSDINDLGKVVTGAFLQPEKVGNGDYLSMATDLYSFNDIIEAYKHHGKDYTFSQVTPEMFSTFFEGAKELAEMFGYFEKHTYMGPNSTSRIESAKEISDREFVTLREWLSQNN, from the coding sequence ATGGAAAATCAAATAAAAAAAAAGACAATTGCAGTAATTGGTGCAACAGGATCACAGGGCAATGCTATCGTAAACACTCTTGTGAATGAGGGCTCTTTTAATGTAAGAGCAATAACCCGTAATCCGGAAAAATATTCTGGTAGGGCACAGGAAGTAGTTTATGCAGATTTAAAAGATTTACAATCATTAAAAGATGCCTTTATTAACGTTTATGGTGTATTTGCGGTGACCAACTTTTGGGAAGGTGCTGATGAAATCGTCCAAGGTAAAAATGCCATTAAAGCAGCTAAGGCGACGGGTGTCCAACATTTCATTTGGTCAACACTTCCAGATGTTGAAATCATTAGTAAAGCAACGTTTGAGGTTCCCCATTTTACCGGCAAAGCTAAAGTAGATGATTTGGTAAAAAATGCTGGCTTTAAATACTCAACGTTTGTTCAACCCCCATTTTATTTCCAAAATCTTGTCGGAATACTTGGTCCACAGCCCAAACAGGATGGTACAATCGGTTGGACACTGCCGATAGACCCCGCGACAAAAGCGATTCACATGTCGGACATTAATGATCTTGGTAAAGTTGTCACAGGTGCATTTTTGCAACCCGAAAAAGTTGGAAATGGTGATTACCTTTCAATGGCAACAGACTTGTACAGCTTTAATGATATTATTGAAGCATATAAACATCATGGCAAAGACTACACCTTTTCACAAGTGACACCTGAAATGTTTTCAACCTTTTTTGAAGGAGCAAAGGAATTAGCAGAGATGTTCGGGTATTTTGAAAAGCACACATATATGGGACCAAATTCAACTTCACGTATCGAATCGGCAAAAGAGATTTCCGACCGCGAATTTGTGACGCTCCGAGAATGGTTAAGTCAAAACAATTGA
- a CDS encoding Crp/Fnr family transcriptional regulator, which yields MHENLIAYINQRATSPLTKEEEALIIRAFQPKKLRKKQYLLQSGDVSKYVGFIVKGAMRQYSVDTKGVEHIVYLYLENWWACDRESAVMLTPSKYNIDAWEDTELLIVTVADMLDLIEKMPAFGQMTRFMDQRSFISSQRRLDSTISNTAEKRYEEFAAHHPQFIQRFPQHIIASFLGITKETLSRIRKQAMK from the coding sequence ATGCATGAAAACCTTATAGCCTATATTAACCAACGTGCCACCTCGCCACTTACGAAAGAGGAAGAAGCGTTGATTATAAGAGCTTTTCAACCCAAAAAGTTAAGAAAAAAACAATACCTTTTGCAGTCTGGTGATGTGAGCAAATACGTTGGTTTTATTGTAAAAGGTGCTATGCGACAATACAGCGTTGACACCAAAGGTGTAGAGCATATTGTTTATCTGTACCTTGAAAATTGGTGGGCGTGCGATCGTGAAAGTGCTGTTATGCTCACACCATCGAAGTATAATATTGATGCCTGGGAAGATACCGAACTGCTCATTGTCACAGTAGCTGATATGCTGGACCTGATCGAAAAAATGCCTGCATTTGGACAAATGACAAGATTCATGGACCAAAGAAGTTTCATCTCCTCTCAACGAAGATTAGATTCTACCATTAGCAATACGGCGGAAAAACGTTATGAAGAATTTGCTGCCCACCACCCCCAATTTATTCAACGATTTCCCCAACATATCATTGCTTCTTTTTTGGGCATAACCAAAGAAACTTTAAGCAGAATTAGAAAACAGGCGATGAAATAA
- a CDS encoding SDR family NAD(P)-dependent oxidoreductase, translating to MKSVLITGANRSIGLEIARQLSNKGLFVYLGSRDLEKGNAVIKELKENGFKNIKAIEIDTTKPDTILSAKNIIEKEKGKLDILINNAGILGPQPQTAVGTPINEIHKVFDTNFFGGISVTQTFLELLKKSESPRISNVTSGLASLTLHSDPSWRFYDVKSIAYVASKAALNAFTILLAYELKSLPFKVNAIDPGFTATDFNYHAGTGTIESAAAFIIKHTLTDDNGPTGKFFSNDITDATEISPW from the coding sequence ATGAAATCAGTATTAATAACAGGAGCCAACAGAAGTATCGGTTTGGAAATTGCAAGGCAACTTTCAAACAAGGGATTGTTTGTTTATTTGGGGAGTCGTGATCTTGAAAAGGGAAACGCAGTTATAAAAGAACTAAAAGAAAATGGTTTTAAAAATATCAAGGCGATCGAGATTGATACTACTAAACCTGATACTATTTTGTCTGCGAAAAATATTATTGAAAAGGAAAAAGGTAAATTGGATATTTTGATAAATAATGCAGGCATACTCGGACCTCAGCCTCAAACTGCCGTTGGCACACCTATCAACGAGATTCATAAGGTGTTTGATACCAATTTTTTTGGAGGAATCAGTGTTACACAAACCTTCTTAGAGCTACTTAAAAAGTCTGAAAGTCCACGTATCAGCAATGTCACTTCAGGTCTCGCGTCTTTAACTTTACACAGCGATCCGAGTTGGAGATTTTATGATGTAAAATCGATTGCTTACGTAGCTTCAAAAGCAGCTTTGAATGCTTTCACCATTCTTTTGGCCTATGAACTAAAAAGTTTGCCTTTTAAAGTAAATGCAATTGATCCTGGTTTTACTGCAACGGACTTCAATTATCATGCAGGGACAGGAACAATCGAAAGTGCAGCTGCTTTTATCATTAAACATACACTAACTGATGATAATGGACCAACCGGTAAGTTTTTTAGTAACGATATAACGGATGCAACCGAAATAAGCCCTTGGTAA
- a CDS encoding NAD(P)H-binding protein, with translation MKILLFGGTGNIGQRILNEALNRGHEVTSVQRKPELLKLKNANLTVVKGDLLNEVELPALIMGKDVIVSAISLYTGLTPEQFKKAHQNLINALKGQQQTRVIAVGGGTNNEIAPGVRMLDNADIMSKIPSEYYPPIFAHGEVQKFYENSGLKNWTYFNPAAMIQAGERTGKFRLGTTNLIADKKGESTISFEDYAVALVDEIENQQYLGQPFTIGY, from the coding sequence ATGAAAATTTTATTATTTGGAGGAACTGGCAATATTGGCCAGAGGATTTTAAACGAAGCCTTGAATCGAGGACATGAGGTAACGTCTGTGCAACGCAAGCCGGAACTTCTAAAATTGAAGAACGCAAATTTAACGGTTGTTAAAGGGGACTTGCTAAATGAGGTAGAACTACCCGCATTAATAATGGGTAAGGACGTTATTGTATCGGCAATATCACTTTATACTGGGCTAACGCCGGAACAGTTCAAAAAAGCTCATCAAAACTTAATCAATGCATTAAAAGGCCAACAGCAAACAAGAGTTATTGCCGTTGGCGGAGGTACTAATAATGAGATTGCACCTGGTGTAAGGATGCTTGATAATGCCGACATTATGAGTAAAATACCAAGTGAATATTATCCGCCAATTTTTGCGCATGGAGAAGTGCAGAAGTTTTATGAGAATTCAGGATTAAAAAACTGGACTTATTTTAATCCGGCTGCAATGATACAGGCTGGCGAACGCACCGGCAAATTCAGGTTAGGCACTACCAACCTGATTGCTGATAAAAAAGGAGAAAGCACGATTTCATTCGAGGACTACGCGGTTGCATTGGTCGACGAGATTGAAAACCAACAATATTTAGGGCAACCGTTTACAATTGGCTATTAA
- a CDS encoding type 1 glutamine amidotransferase domain-containing protein → MNNIIKKVLCVVTSNNVKGASSQPTGFWFSELTHALEQFENAGLQYELASVNGGEPPIDPMSLDLNDPVNTHYWNNTKFREALKNTTSIKAIKSSNYDAVFYAGGLGAMWDFTDNEKIQSVNREIYETGGVVSAVCHGPAALINVKLKDASYLVSGKNVAAFTNEEEAEVQATDIVPFLLETALINHGALYNRAANWSKNVVVDGRLVTGQNPGSAGGVGEEVSKILLNK, encoded by the coding sequence ATGAATAATATCATTAAAAAAGTGCTTTGCGTTGTTACCAGTAATAATGTCAAAGGCGCAAGCAGTCAACCTACAGGATTTTGGTTTAGTGAATTAACTCATGCTTTGGAGCAATTTGAAAATGCGGGTTTACAATATGAACTCGCGTCTGTAAATGGCGGTGAACCGCCGATTGATCCTATGAGCTTAGACTTGAATGACCCGGTAAATACTCATTATTGGAATAATACGAAGTTCCGGGAAGCATTGAAAAACACTACAAGTATAAAAGCAATCAAATCCTCAAATTATGATGCGGTGTTTTATGCCGGTGGTCTCGGCGCCATGTGGGATTTTACGGATAATGAAAAAATCCAGAGCGTAAATCGTGAGATTTATGAAACTGGCGGAGTAGTTTCTGCAGTATGCCATGGACCCGCTGCCTTGATTAATGTAAAATTAAAGGATGCTTCCTATTTAGTTTCGGGTAAAAATGTAGCGGCTTTTACAAACGAAGAAGAGGCCGAAGTGCAAGCTACGGATATAGTTCCTTTTCTTCTGGAAACAGCATTGATAAATCATGGAGCACTATATAATAGAGCAGCCAATTGGTCAAAAAACGTTGTCGTGGATGGTCGCTTAGTTACCGGACAAAATCCAGGTTCGGCAGGAGGTGTGGGGGAAGAGGTGTCCAAAATACTTTTGAACAAATAA